In one Candidatus Nomurabacteria bacterium genomic region, the following are encoded:
- a CDS encoding TIGR00730 family Rossman fold protein, producing MAEFVEGFEFLSRLHQEVSVFGSARCSHKDPYYAVARKIGSLCAKHGYTMVTGGGPGMMEAANRGAFEAKGESIGLTIQLPMEQRTNKYVKRSVDFHYFFTRKVMLSASAQAYVFMPGGFGTLDELFEIVTLIQTGKMSDGVPVILVGKEFWKPLLGWIKKRVLDAHGYIAKGDLDIFHLVETAEEAFEIIKTTRERSL from the coding sequence ATGGCAGAGTTTGTCGAAGGATTTGAATTTCTTTCACGACTCCATCAAGAAGTTTCTGTTTTTGGTAGTGCGCGTTGCAGTCATAAAGATCCTTACTATGCCGTCGCAAGAAAGATCGGATCATTATGTGCAAAACACGGTTATACGATGGTTACAGGTGGCGGTCCTGGTATGATGGAGGCGGCAAATCGAGGGGCTTTTGAAGCAAAGGGTGAGTCGATCGGACTAACCATCCAATTACCGATGGAGCAACGAACAAATAAGTACGTTAAGCGCTCGGTGGATTTTCATTACTTCTTTACACGTAAAGTTATGTTGAGCGCTTCTGCTCAAGCATATGTCTTTATGCCTGGTGGGTTTGGTACATTAGATGAGCTCTTTGAGATTGTTACCTTGATTCAAACCGGTAAAATGTCTGATGGTGTTCCTGTGATTCTTGTTGGTAAAGAGTTTTGGAAGCCTTTATTGGGTTGGATTAAGAAGCGAGTATTGGATGCACATGGTTATATTGCTAAGGGTGATCTAGATATTTTTCATCTCGTTGAAACGGCAGAAGAAGCTTTTGAGATTATTAAAACCACGCGCGAACGTTCGCTTTAA
- the rpsG gene encoding 30S ribosomal protein S7 yields the protein MRGKKAPKREVAADPKFSNQTVAKLINYVMYSGKKSIAQGIVYDAFEEIEEKTKKPAMEVFEEAMKNVSPLLEVKSKRVGGANYQVPLQVRAERRVQLAFRWILAAARGRKGKAMSEKLAFEIMEAAQNQGDAVKKKLDVQRMAEANRAFAHFAK from the coding sequence ATGCGAGGTAAAAAAGCTCCAAAGCGCGAAGTCGCTGCAGACCCGAAGTTCTCCAACCAAACGGTTGCGAAGCTCATCAACTACGTGATGTACTCGGGTAAAAAATCTATCGCTCAAGGTATCGTCTACGACGCCTTCGAAGAGATCGAAGAAAAAACAAAAAAACCAGCTATGGAAGTCTTCGAAGAAGCAATGAAAAATGTTTCTCCGCTCCTCGAGGTTAAATCCAAGCGTGTTGGTGGTGCAAACTACCAAGTACCACTCCAGGTACGTGCAGAACGTCGTGTTCAGCTCGCGTTCCGCTGGATCCTTGCTGCCGCTCGCGGTCGTAAAGGTAAGGCAATGTCCGAAAAGCTCGCCTTCGAAATCATGGAAGCCGCTCAAAATCAGGGCGACGCCGTTAAGAAGAAGCTTGACGTACAGCGCATGGCCGAAGCAAACCGCGCCTTCGCTCATTTCGCGAAATAG
- a CDS encoding HU family DNA-binding protein, protein MAKMTKSQIMSELAAKTGLSKKDTTMFVETLVDMALTQVKKNGEFVLPGIGKLVKVKRPARVGRNPATGESIKIPAKTVVKFRVAKAAKDAVL, encoded by the coding sequence ATGGCAAAAATGACAAAATCCCAGATCATGTCCGAGCTTGCTGCTAAGACTGGTCTCAGCAAGAAAGACACGACAATGTTTGTAGAAACACTTGTAGACATGGCTTTGACTCAAGTAAAGAAGAACGGTGAATTTGTTCTTCCAGGCATTGGTAAGCTCGTTAAAGTAAAACGCCCTGCTCGTGTAGGTCGCAACCCAGCAACAGGTGAATCCATCAAGATCCCTGCAAAAACGGTAGTGAAGTTCCGCGTAGCAAAGGCTGCAAAGGACGCTGTTCTCTAA
- the fusA gene encoding elongation factor G, translating into MPREFSLKDTRNFGIIAHIDAGKTTVSERVLFYTGRKHKIGEVHEGEATMDWMEQEQERGITITAAATTCFWKGTRMNLIDTPGHVDFTIEVQRSLRVLDGAVTVFDGVAGVEPQSETVWRQADKHNVPRICFVNKLDRTGADFYADVKSIHDKLTKRAYPIQLPIGTEGNFNAIIDLIDMKAEFYLDEMGQKIEQREIPAEYLEKAKEYRASLVEAIAETDEALMNKYLAGEELTVDELKSGLRKATITNQIYPVLCGSALKNKGVQFLLDAIIAYLPSPLDVPPTKASNIDDESIAIDIHPSDDEPFAALAFKVMTDPFVGKLIFFRVYSGKLSSGSYVINAKTGERERISRIVRMHSNEREEVSEVYAGDIAAAVGLRSTFTGDTLYEESRPLVLESIVIPEPVISIAIEPKTKGDQEKMGVALSKLAEEDPSFRVRTDEETLQTIIMGMGELHLEIIVDRMKREFKVDATVGAPQVSYREAIRTAVKNIEGKYVRQSGGRGQYGHCVINLEPNEPGKGYEFIEEIKGGAIPREFIQPINKGISEAVQRGVIAGYPVLDVKVTLVDGSYHDVDSSEAAFKVAGSLAFQEAAKQAGAYLLEPVMKVEVTTPEQYMGDVIGDLNAKRGQIQDMEERAGVRIVNALVPLSEMFSYTTNLRSMSQGRASFSMEFSHYGEVPSNVAKTIVEGRSKK; encoded by the coding sequence ATGCCTCGCGAATTCTCACTCAAAGATACCCGTAACTTTGGTATCATCGCTCACATTGATGCTGGTAAAACAACCGTTTCAGAACGTGTGCTTTTTTATACTGGTCGCAAACACAAAATCGGTGAAGTTCACGAAGGTGAAGCAACCATGGACTGGATGGAACAAGAACAGGAGCGTGGTATTACAATTACGGCTGCTGCTACCACTTGTTTTTGGAAGGGTACTCGCATGAACCTTATTGATACTCCAGGACACGTTGACTTTACTATTGAGGTTCAGCGCTCTCTTCGCGTACTCGATGGTGCTGTTACGGTTTTTGATGGTGTTGCAGGTGTAGAGCCTCAGTCTGAAACGGTTTGGCGTCAGGCAGATAAGCACAATGTTCCTCGTATTTGTTTTGTTAACAAGCTTGATCGTACGGGTGCTGATTTTTACGCAGATGTAAAATCCATTCACGACAAGCTCACAAAGCGTGCTTACCCGATTCAATTACCAATTGGTACAGAAGGTAACTTCAATGCGATCATCGATCTTATCGACATGAAGGCAGAATTCTACCTCGATGAAATGGGTCAAAAAATTGAACAACGCGAAATCCCTGCTGAATATCTTGAAAAGGCAAAAGAATATCGCGCATCTCTCGTAGAAGCAATTGCAGAAACAGACGAAGCGCTCATGAATAAGTATCTCGCTGGTGAAGAGCTTACGGTTGATGAGCTTAAGTCAGGTCTTCGCAAAGCAACGATCACAAACCAAATCTACCCTGTGCTTTGTGGTTCAGCGCTTAAAAACAAAGGCGTGCAATTCTTGCTTGATGCTATTATTGCTTACCTCCCATCTCCACTTGATGTTCCTCCTACAAAGGCAAGTAATATCGACGATGAATCAATCGCGATTGATATCCACCCATCTGACGATGAGCCATTTGCTGCGCTTGCGTTTAAGGTGATGACGGATCCATTTGTTGGTAAATTGATTTTCTTCCGTGTGTACTCAGGTAAGCTTTCATCTGGTTCATATGTTATTAACGCAAAGACAGGTGAGCGCGAACGTATTTCACGTATTGTTCGTATGCACTCCAATGAGCGCGAAGAAGTCAGCGAGGTGTATGCAGGTGATATTGCTGCGGCCGTAGGTCTTCGATCAACATTTACGGGTGACACTCTTTACGAAGAAAGTCGTCCTCTTGTTCTCGAATCCATCGTGATTCCTGAGCCTGTTATCTCGATTGCTATTGAGCCAAAAACAAAAGGTGATCAAGAAAAAATGGGTGTTGCGCTTTCAAAACTTGCTGAAGAAGATCCTTCTTTCCGCGTACGTACAGACGAAGAAACACTTCAAACCATTATCATGGGTATGGGTGAGCTTCATCTTGAAATCATTGTTGATCGTATGAAGCGTGAGTTTAAGGTTGATGCAACCGTTGGTGCTCCACAGGTTTCATATCGTGAAGCAATCCGTACAGCTGTTAAAAACATCGAAGGTAAATACGTTCGTCAATCGGGTGGTCGTGGTCAATATGGTCACTGTGTGATCAACCTTGAACCAAATGAACCAGGTAAGGGCTACGAATTTATCGAAGAAATCAAAGGTGGTGCTATCCCACGTGAATTTATTCAGCCAATCAACAAAGGTATTTCAGAAGCTGTGCAACGTGGTGTTATCGCAGGATATCCTGTACTTGATGTAAAAGTCACCCTCGTTGATGGTTCATACCATGATGTGGATTCATCTGAAGCAGCCTTTAAAGTTGCGGGTTCACTCGCGTTTCAAGAAGCGGCAAAACAAGCAGGTGCTTACTTGCTTGAGCCGGTGATGAAGGTTGAGGTAACAACACCAGAACAATACATGGGTGATGTTATCGGTGACTTGAACGCAAAGCGTGGTCAAATCCAAGACATGGAAGAACGCGCAGGTGTTCGTATCGTCAACGCGCTTGTACCGCTTTCAGAAATGTTTAGCTATACAACAAATCTTCGTTCGATGTCACAAGGTCGTGCAAGTTTCTCGATGGAATTTAGCCACTATGGCGAAGTTCCAAGTAACGTTGCAAAAACGATCGTTGAAGGTCGTTCAAAGAAGTAA
- the rpsL gene encoding 30S ribosomal protein S12 codes for MPTVNQLIRRPRKAVKIKSKSPALQYAMDTLHRKRTELRKGSGFKRGVCTKVTTMTPKKPNSAIRKIARIRLSNGTEVTAYIPGEGHNLQEHSIVMIRGGRVKDLPGVRYHIVRGVYDTQGVANRRRSRSLYGARRPKETAK; via the coding sequence ATGCCTACAGTAAACCAGCTGATCCGCCGCCCTCGAAAGGCTGTGAAGATCAAGTCCAAGAGTCCAGCGCTTCAGTACGCTATGGACACGCTTCACCGTAAGCGCACCGAACTCCGCAAGGGTTCTGGTTTTAAGCGCGGTGTTTGCACTAAGGTCACCACCATGACACCAAAAAAGCCTAACTCAGCTATTCGTAAGATTGCGCGTATTCGCCTTTCTAATGGTACTGAAGTTACTGCTTATATCCCTGGTGAAGGCCACAACCTTCAAGAGCACTCTATCGTGATGATTCGCGGTGGCCGTGTAAAAGATCTTCCTGGTGTTCGTTATCATATCGTTCGCGGTGTATACGATACTCAAGGTGTCGCTAATCGTCGTCGCAGCCGTTCACTTTACGGTGCACGTCGCCCTAAAGAAACAGCTAAGTAA
- a CDS encoding site-2 protease family protein, with amino-acid sequence MSFLTIAFEQPLLFIVLLAGFLLALSFHEMSHAWVGSLLGDKTAEEQGRLTINPLSHIDPVGLLLLIVAGFGYAKPVPYNPYRLRDPKWGPVLIALAGPISNLLLGIIAIISYALLYTKLGPNNLLIVALWFLAKVNIVLALFNLVPLPPLDGSKVLMHALDRPQTRGAHTWLAQNGSYLLLIAIILSISGILPVFDWITVLSDVIFTAILSLF; translated from the coding sequence ATGAGTTTTTTAACAATCGCCTTTGAGCAACCACTGCTTTTTATTGTGCTTTTAGCGGGTTTTTTGCTTGCCCTCTCCTTTCATGAGATGTCTCATGCTTGGGTGGGGAGCTTGCTTGGGGATAAAACCGCCGAAGAACAGGGGAGACTTACGATCAATCCATTATCACATATTGACCCTGTTGGGCTCCTATTGCTTATTGTTGCAGGTTTTGGTTATGCAAAACCCGTACCCTACAATCCCTACAGACTAAGAGATCCTAAATGGGGGCCAGTACTTATAGCATTAGCAGGACCTATAAGTAATTTATTATTGGGAATTATCGCTATTATTAGCTACGCACTCCTTTATACAAAGCTTGGGCCGAATAACTTACTTATTGTCGCCTTGTGGTTTTTGGCCAAGGTCAATATCGTTCTTGCATTGTTTAATCTCGTGCCACTCCCGCCTTTAGATGGGTCTAAGGTCTTGATGCATGCTCTCGATCGTCCACAGACGAGGGGAGCTCACACATGGCTGGCGCAAAACGGCTCCTATCTATTGTTGATTGCAATCATTTTGAGTATTTCCGGTATTTTACCAGTTTTTGACTGGATAACGGTACTTTCTGACGTTATTTTTACTGCGATCTTGAGCTTGTTCTGA
- the rpmB gene encoding 50S ribosomal protein L28 — protein MSRICAITGKGPQAVNSRSHSNVATRRTQKVNLQTVRINGQRVRIATSTLRTIKRIVAKAHGEIPTKRQKKAAKKAALAAKV, from the coding sequence ATGTCACGTATTTGCGCTATTACCGGCAAAGGCCCACAAGCAGTGAACTCCCGCAGTCACTCCAACGTTGCTACTCGCCGTACACAAAAGGTAAATCTCCAAACCGTTCGCATCAACGGTCAGCGTGTTCGCATTGCTACAAGCACCTTGCGTACAATTAAACGCATCGTTGCAAAGGCTCACGGAGAAATCCCAACCAAACGCCAAAAGAAGGCCGCAAAGAAAGCTGCTCTTGCTGCAAAGGTGTAA